A stretch of the Candidatus Woesearchaeota archaeon genome encodes the following:
- a CDS encoding PRC-barrel domain-containing protein — MSRQITTSDEILGKDVVDPNGAILGIVTKIHIDMDAKELIGITIDQGLFRPDLFMGIDYVDRFAVGVVFLSKVPTDTYRGLKVLTNEGKTIGTVKSVVVSDSILSELVVVPKSVDISKHNISIPVSEIEEIGFSVILKKGFML, encoded by the coding sequence ATGAGTAGACAAATTACAACTTCAGATGAGATACTTGGTAAGGATGTAGTTGATCCTAATGGAGCTATTTTAGGAATTGTGACAAAAATTCATATTGATATGGATGCAAAAGAACTTATAGGTATAACTATTGATCAAGGACTTTTTAGACCAGATTTATTTATGGGCATAGATTATGTTGATAGGTTTGCAGTTGGAGTTGTTTTTTTGAGTAAGGTTCCTACAGATACTTATAGAGGACTTAAAGTTTTAACTAATGAGGGTAAAACTATAGGTACTGTGAAGAGTGTTGTTGTTTCTGATTCTATTCTTAGTGAATTAGTTGTTGTTCCAAAGTCTGTTGATATTTCAAAACATAATATTTCTATTCCAGTTTCAGAAATTGAAGAAATAGGATTTAGTGTTATTTTGAAGAAAGGATTCATGCTTTAA